A region of Sugiyamaella lignohabitans strain CBS 10342 chromosome A, complete sequence DNA encodes the following proteins:
- the MOT2 gene encoding CCR4-NOT core ubiquitin-protein ligase subunit MOT2 (Ubiquitin-protein ligase subunit of the CCR4-NOT complex; with Ubc4p, ubiquitinates nascent polypeptide-associated complex subunits and histone demethyase Jhd2p; CCR4-NOT has roles in transcription regulation, mRNA degradation, and post-transcriptional modifications; regulates levels of DNA Polymerase-{alpha} to promote efficient and accurate DNA replication; GO_component: GO:0030015 - CCR4-NOT core complex [Evidence IPI] [PMID 10490603]; GO_component: GO:0005737 - cytoplasm [Evidence IEA,IEA]; GO_component: GO:0005737 - cytoplasm [Evidence IDA] [PMID 11889048]; GO_component: GO:0005634 - nucleus [Evidence IEA,IEA]; GO_function: GO:0003723 - RNA binding [Evidence IEA]; GO_function: GO:0046872 - metal ion binding [Evidence IEA,IEA]; GO_function: GO:0003676 - nucleic acid binding [Evidence IEA]; GO_function: GO:0000166 - nucleotide binding [Evidence IEA]; GO_function: GO:0043565 - sequence-specific DNA binding [Evidence IDA] [PMID 19111667]; GO_function: GO:0004842 - ubiquitin-protein transferase activity [Evidence IDA] [PMID 16926149]; GO_function: GO:0004842 - ubiquitin-protein transferase activity [Evidence IDA] [PMID 19346402]; GO_function: GO:0008270 - zinc ion binding [Evidence IEA]; GO_process: GO:0031087 - deadenylation-independent decapping of nuclear-transcribed mRNA [Evidence IMP] [PMID 15706350]; GO_process: GO:0032968 - positive regulation of transcription elongation from RNA polymerase II promoter [Evidence IMP] [PMID 11404327]; GO_process: GO:0032968 - positive regulation of transcription elongation from RNA polymerase II promoter [Evidence IDA,IPI] [PMID 21406554]; GO_process: GO:0010498 - proteasomal protein catabolic process [Evidence IGI] [PMID 24261871]; GO_process: GO:0000209 - protein polyubiquitination [Evidence IDA,IMP] [PMID 19346402]; GO_process: GO:0016567 - protein ubiquitination [Evidence IDA] [PMID 16926149]; GO_process: GO:0006355 - regulation of transcription, DNA-templated [Evidence IEA]; GO_process: GO:0006351 - transcription, DNA-templated [Evidence IEA]), whose protein sequence is MPSLDSFISDDEEELCPLCVEEMDLSDKNFKPCPCGYQVCQFCYNNIRQNPQLNGRCPACRRPYDDETVEYKMISQEEWKQDHLRQARKERERKQREREKKETEQQQSSKKHLSGMRVIQKNLVYVIGLNPNIPTEELHNTLRGDQFFGQYGKIQKIVINRRNNANGNPGLGVYVTFARKEDAAKCIAAVDGSINDGKYLRAAYGTTKYCSSYLRGQPCPNPNCMFLHEPGEEADSYTRQDLSTIQHAARGGSGSTGTANSGPGSSGSGPGSASSGPTSGPASAVAAAAVASSGVAASPAPAQRVMSRSSTRLVDSNHGEDDKEAPALPASVSWAHKASPPSVASKLHIGKSGGDVSAPGTAPASPSTSATVTAASGTANASSSGAGSADSVPSHLLPQPEPQQIDPAIKIINENLECLSNKSSFSFVFSSNILSEDDLNNSLPPFFSFSKTAVSKEPAAIDTGKFASLFASFNKTGGLGANKGYNLLSLAETDEQLLQSQPRQPPTQPQSQSQQPPTQQPGQGQLGPQYSNEVPVAAATPPPGLFSGQQPIQNHMQPTQNNQNSQELLAHLMNGGSKGEN, encoded by the coding sequence ATGCCCAGTCTAGATTCATTTATTTccgatgatgaggaagagcTGTGTCCTCTCTGTGTAGAGGAGATGGACTTGTCGGACAAGAACTTCAAACCATGTCCGTGTGGTTATCAGGTTTGTCAGTTCTGTTATAACAACATCCGTCAGAATCCACAGCTGAATGGACGGTGTCCAGCGTGTCGTCGTCCTTATGACGATGAGACTGTCGAGTATAAGATGATCTCGCAAGAGGAATGGAAGCAGGATCATCTTCGACAGGCTCGTAAAGAGCGGGAACGAAAACAGCGGGAACGGGAAAAGAAGGAGACggaacagcagcagagctcGAAAAAGCATCTCTCTGGCATGAGAGTCATTCAAAAGAACCTTGTGTATGTTATTGGACTGAATCCTAATATCCCTACTGAGGAGTTGCATAATACTCTACGGGGAGACCAGTTTTTTGGTCAGTACGGAAAAATCCAGAAGATTGTCATCAATCGTCGTAATAACGCCAATGGTAACCCAGGTCTGGGTGTATATGTGACTTTCGCTCGtaaagaagatgctgccaagtgtattgctgctgttgatggaTCAATTAATGACGGCAAGTATCTGCGTGCTGCTTATGGTACCACCAAGTATTGTTCTTCTTACTTGCGTGGCCAGCCATGTCCCAATCCTAATTGCATGTTTTTGCACGAACCTGGTGAGGAAGCTGATTCGTATACCAGACAGGATCTGTCGACGATTCAACATGCTGCTAGAGGTGGAAGTGGTAGTACTGGAACTGCAAACTCGGGTCCTGGATCAAGTGGTTCGGGCCCTGGATCTGCTAGTTCGGGTCCAACTTCTGGTCCTGCTTCTGccgtggcagcagctgctgtagctTCTAGTGGAGTAGCTGCCTCGCCAGCTCCTGCTCAAAGAGTCATGTCTCGATCATCGACCAGGTTGGTAGATTCAAATCATGGTGAGGATGACAAGGAAGCACCTGCTCTTCCTGCCTCTGTATCATGGGCTCATAAGGCATCTCCTCCATCTGTTGCATCGAAATTACATATTGGCAAATCCGGCGGCGATGTCTCGGCTCCAGGAACTGCTCCTGCCAGTCCATCTACGTCTGCCACTGtcactgctgcttctggtactGCTAATGCAAGCAGTTCTGGGGCCGGTTCTGCAGATTCAGTTCCATCTCATCTGTTACCACAACCTGAGCCACAGCAAATTGATCCTGCTATCAAGATTATTAACGAGAATTTGGAATGTCTTTCCAACAAATCTTCATTCAGTTTTGTGTTTTCGTCCAATATTCTTTCTGAGGATGATTTGAATAATAGTCTACCACCattcttttcattttccAAGACTGCTGTTAGCAAGGAGcctgctgctattgataCTGGCAAGTTTGCTTCTTTATTCGCTTCTTTCAACAAGACTGGTGGTCTGGGGGCTAATAAAGGATATAATCTTTTATCTTTGGCCGAGACTGACGAACAGTTACTTCAATCACAACCTCGTCAACCACCTACCCAACCTCAGtcacaatcacaacagCCTCCAACACAGCAACCTGGACAAGGTCAGCTGGGTCCTCAATATAGCAATGAGGTGCCTGTAGCAGCTGCCACGCCTCCACCAGGTCTCTTTTCAGGCCAACAACCCATCCAAAACCACATGCAACCAACAcaaaacaatcaaaacagCCAGGAGTTATTAGCCCATTTAATGAATGGCGGTTCTAAAGGTGAGAACTAA
- the VMA1 gene encoding H(+)-transporting V1 sector ATPase subunit A (Subunit A of the V1 peripheral membrane domain of V-ATPase; protein precursor undergoes self-catalyzed splicing to yield the extein Tfp1p and the intein Vde (PI-SceI), which is a site-specific endonuclease; the V1 peripheral membrane domain of the vacuolar H+-ATPase (V-ATPase) has eight subunits; involved in methionine restriction extension of chronological lifespan in an autophagy-dependent manner; GO_component: GO:0012505 - endomembrane system [Evidence IEA]; GO_component: GO:0000329 - fungal-type vacuole membrane [Evidence IDA] [PMID 18632794]; GO_component: GO:0000329 - fungal-type vacuole membrane [Evidence IDA] [PMID 7775427]; GO_component: GO:0016020 - membrane [Evidence IEA]; GO_component: GO:0033178 - proton-transporting two-sector ATPase complex, catalytic domain [Evidence IEA]; GO_component: GO:0005774 - vacuolar membrane [Evidence IEA]; GO_component: GO:0000221 - vacuolar proton-transporting V-type ATPase, V1 domain [Evidence TAS] [PMID 10224039]; GO_component: GO:0000221 - vacuolar proton-transporting V-type ATPase, V1 domain [Evidence TAS] [PMID 9442887]; GO_component: GO:0005773 - vacuole [Evidence IEA]; GO_function: GO:0005524 - ATP binding [Evidence IEA,IEA]; GO_function: GO:0003677 - DNA binding [Evidence IEA,IEA]; GO_function: GO:0004520 - endodeoxyribonuclease activity [Evidence TAS] [PMID 1534148]; GO_function: GO:0004519 - endonuclease activity [Evidence IEA,IEA]; GO_function: GO:0016787 - hydrolase activity [Evidence IEA]; GO_function: GO:0016820 - hydrolase activity, acting on acid anhydrides, catalyzing transmembrane movement of substances [Evidence IEA]; GO_function: GO:0003729 - mRNA binding [Evidence IDA] [PMID 23222640]; GO_function: GO:0004518 - nuclease activity [Evidence IEA]; GO_function: GO:0000166 - nucleotide binding [Evidence IEA]; GO_function: GO:0046961 - proton-transporting ATPase activity, rotational mechanism [Evidence TAS] [PMID 10224039]; GO_function: GO:0046961 - proton-transporting ATPase activity, rotational mechanism [Evidence TAS] [PMID 9442887]; GO_process: GO:0015991 - ATP hydrolysis coupled proton transport [Evidence IEA]; GO_process: GO:0046034 - ATP metabolic process [Evidence IEA]; GO_process: GO:0044267 - cellular protein metabolic process [Evidence IDA] [PMID 8508780]; GO_process: GO:0016539 - intein-mediated protein splicing [Evidence IEA]; GO_process: GO:0006314 - intron homing [Evidence IEA]; GO_process: GO:0006314 - intron homing [Evidence TAS] [PMID 1534148]; GO_process: GO:0006811 - ion transport [Evidence IEA]; GO_process: GO:0090305 - nucleic acid phosphodiester bond hydrolysis [Evidence IEA,IEA]; GO_process: GO:0030908 - protein splicing [Evidence IEA]; GO_process: GO:0015992 - proton transport [Evidence IEA,IEA]; GO_process: GO:0006810 - transport [Evidence IEA]; GO_process: GO:0007035 - vacuolar acidification [Evidence IMP] [PMID 18048916]): protein MIGSAMYELVKVGHENLVGEVIRIDGDKATIQVYEETAGVTVGDPVLRTGKPLSVELGPGLMETIYDGIQRPLKAIQENSKSIYIPRGVDAPALNRDIKYEFKPGDFKVGDHITGGDIIGSVYENSLLSDHKILLPPRARGTVTHIAEPGSYTVAENILEIEFEGQKYNYSMFHTWPVRVPRPVSEKLTADFPLLTGQRVLDALFPCVQGGTTCIPGAFGCGKTVISQSLSKYSNSDVIIYVGCGERGNEMAEVLMEFPELFTEINGRKEPIMKRTTLVANTSNMPVAAREASIYTGITLAEYFRDQGKDVSMIADSSSRWAEALREISGRLGEMPADQGFPAYLGAKLASFYERAGKATALGNPGRKGSVSIVAAVSPPGGDFSDPVTTSTLGITQVFWGLDKKLAQRKHFPSINTSLSYSKYTNVLDKYYDGHYPEFPTLRDRIKEIISNAEELEQVVQLVGKSALSDSDKITLDVATLIKEDFLQQNGYSSYDAFCPIWKTNAMMKAFVTYFEEAQKAVAAGASWSKLAESTADIKHAVSSSKFFEPSRGEKELDVEFGKLVSSITDRFADASE, encoded by the coding sequence ATGATTGGTTCTGCCATGTACGAATTGGTTAAGGTCGGTCATGAGAATTTGGTCGGTGAAGTCATTCGTATCGACGGTGATAAGGCTACGATCCAGGTTTAtgaggagactgctggtgTTACTGTGGGAGATCCTGTTTTGAGAACTGGTAAGCCATTGTCAGTGGAATTGGGTCCTGGTTTGATGGAGACCATTTATGACGGTATCCAACGTCCTCTCAAGGCCATTCAGGAGAATTCTAAGAGTATTTATATTCCTCGTGGTGTGgatgctcctgctttgAACCGTGATATCAAATATGAATTCAAGCCCGGTGATTTCAAGGTTGGTGATCATAtcactggtggtgatattatCGGATCTGTTTATGAGAACTCTCTTTTGTCTGATCACAAGATCTTGCTTCCTCCTAGAGCCAGAGGTACAGTCACCCATATCGCTGAGCCTGGTTCGTACACAGTTGCTGAGAACATTTTGGAAATCGAGTTCGAGGGTCAAAAGTACAATTATTCCATGTTCCACACGTGGCCTGTTCGTGTTCCTCGTCCCGTCAGCGAGAAATTGACTGCCGATTTCCCTCTTTTGACCGGTCAAAGAGTCTTGGATGCTTTGTTCCCCTGTGTTCAAGGTGGTACTACCTGTATTCCCGGTGCTTTTGGTTGTGGTAAGACCGTCATTTCGCAATCTCTTTCTAAATATTCTAACTCGGATGTTATTATCTATGTTGGATGTGGTGAACGTGGTAACGAGATGGCTGAAGTATTGATGGAGTTCCCCGAACTGTTTACAGAAATTAATGGCAGAAAAGAACCTATTATGAAGAGAACTACTCTTGTTGCGAATACCTCGAACATGCCAGTAGCTGCTCGTGAGGCTTCTATTTATACTGGTATTACATTGGCCGAGTATTTCCGTGATCAAGGTAAAGATGTTTCTATGATTGCCGACTCGTCGTCTCGTTGGGCCGAAGCTCTTCGTGAGATTTCTGGTCGTCTTGGAGAAATGCCTGCTGATCAGGGTTTCCCTGCTTATTTGGGTGCTAAATTGGCTTCTTTCTATGAACGTGCTGGAAAAGCCACTGCTCTTGGAAACCCTGGAAGAAAGGGATCCGTATCGATTGTGGCTGCCGTATCACCTCCTGGTGGAGATTTCTCAGATCCTGTTACCACATCGACTCTTGGTATTACCCAGGTTTTCTGGGGTCTTGATAAGAAGTTGGCACAAAGAAAGCATTTCCCATCCATCAACACTTCATTATCGTACTCTAAGTATACCAATGTTCTTGACAAGTACTATGACGGCCACTACCCTGAATTCCCCACTCTCCGTGACCGTATTAAGGAGATTATTTCAAATGCCGAGGAGTTGGAGCAGGTTGTTCAATTGGTCGGCAAGAGCGCCCTTTCCGATTCCGACAAGATTACCCTTGACGTGGCCACTCTGATCAAGGAGGATTTCCTGCAACAAAACGGATACTCGAGTTACGACGCTTTCTGTCCTATCTGGAAGACCAATGCCATGATGAAGGCGTTTGTTACGTACTTTGAGGAGGCTCAAAAGGCAGTTGCTGCCGGCGCTTCCTGGAGCAAACTGGCCGAGTCTACTGCCGATATCAAGCACGCTGTATCGTCGTCGAAATTCTTCGAGCCCAGTCGCGGTGAGAAAGAGCTTGACGTCGAGTTCGGCAAACTCGTGTCCAGCATCACCGACCGTTTCGCCGATGCCTCTGAGTAA
- the ARF2 gene encoding Arf family GTPase ARF2 (ADP-ribosylation factor; GTPase of the Ras superfamily involved in regulation of coated formation vesicles in intracellular trafficking within the Golgi; ARF2 has a paralog, ARF1, that arose from the whole genome duplication; GO_component: GO:0005794 - Golgi apparatus [Evidence IEA,IEA]; GO_component: GO:0005794 - Golgi apparatus [Evidence IDA] [PMID 14562095]; GO_component: GO:0005794 - Golgi apparatus [Evidence IDA] [PMID 20841378]; GO_component: GO:0005622 - intracellular [Evidence IEA]; GO_function: GO:0005525 - GTP binding [Evidence IEA,IEA]; GO_function: GO:0003924 - GTPase activity [Evidence IDA] [PMID 8816753]; GO_function: GO:0000166 - nucleotide binding [Evidence IEA]; GO_process: GO:0016236 - macroautophagy [Evidence IMP] [PMID 20444982]; GO_process: GO:0015031 - protein transport [Evidence IEA]; GO_process: GO:0007264 - small GTPase mediated signal transduction [Evidence IEA]; GO_process: GO:0006810 - transport [Evidence IEA]; GO_process: GO:0016192 - vesicle-mediated transport [Evidence IEA]) has product MGLSISKLLQGLFGRKEMRILMVGLDAAGKTTILYKLKLGEIVTTIPTIGFNVETVEYKNISFTVWDVGGQDKIRPLWRHYFQNTQGIIFVVDSNDRDRIGEAREELQRMLNEDELRDALLLVFANKQDLPNAMNAAEITEKLGLHSLRQRAWYIQATCATSGDGLYEGLEWLATNIKKRT; this is encoded by the coding sequence ATGGGTCTTTCGATTTCAAAGCTTCTCCAGGGGCTTTTTGGCCGCAAGGAAATGCGTATTCTTATGGTTGGTTTGGATGCCGCCGGTAAGACAACCATTCTTTACAAGCTGAAGCTCGGTGAGATTGTCACAACCATTCCCACTATTGGATTCAACGTTGAGACTGTCGAGTACAAGAACATCTCATTCACCGTATGGGATGTCGGTGGACAAGACAAGATCCGTCCTCTCTGGAGACACTACTTCCAAAACACCCAGGGTATTATTTTCGTAGTCGACTCGAACGATCGTGACCGTATTGGCGAGGCCCGTGAAGAGCTTCAACGTATGCTTAACGAGGACGAGCTCCGTGACGCtcttttgttggtgttTGCCAACAAGCAAGATTTGCCCAACGCCATGAACGCCGCTGAAATCACCGAGAAGCTCGGACTCCACTCGCTTAGACAACGTGCCTGGTACATCCAAGCCACCTGTGCCACCTCTGGTGACGGTCTATACGAAGGTTTGGAATGGTTGGCCACAaatatcaagaagagaacTTAA
- the END3 gene encoding End3p (EH domain-containing protein involved in endocytosis; actin cytoskeletal organization and cell wall morphogenesis; forms a complex with Sla1p and Pan1p; GO_component: GO:0030479 - actin cortical patch [Evidence IEA]; GO_component: GO:0030479 - actin cortical patch [Evidence TAS] [PMID 10652251]; GO_component: GO:0005737 - cytoplasm [Evidence IEA]; GO_component: GO:0005856 - cytoskeleton [Evidence IEA]; GO_component: GO:0005768 - endosome [Evidence IEA]; GO_component: GO:0010008 - endosome membrane [Evidence IEA]; GO_component: GO:0043332 - mating projection tip [Evidence IDA] [PMID 19053807]; GO_component: GO:0016020 - membrane [Evidence IEA]; GO_component: GO:0005886 - plasma membrane [Evidence IEA,IEA]; GO_function: GO:0003779 - actin binding [Evidence IEA]; GO_function: GO:0005509 - calcium ion binding [Evidence IEA]; GO_function: GO:0030674 - protein binding, bridging [Evidence IPI] [PMID 10594004]; GO_process: GO:0000147 - actin cortical patch assembly [Evidence TAS] [PMID 10652251]; GO_process: GO:0007015 - actin filament organization [Evidence IEA]; GO_process: GO:0007015 - actin filament organization [Evidence TAS] [PMID 10652251]; GO_process: GO:0030476 - ascospore wall assembly [Evidence IMP] [PMID 15944351]; GO_process: GO:0007121 - bipolar cellular bud site selection [Evidence TAS] [PMID 10652251]; GO_process: GO:0006897 - endocytosis [Evidence IEA,IEA]; GO_process: GO:0006897 - endocytosis [Evidence IMP] [PMID 8380177]), whose amino-acid sequence MSKFEDWEINKYWEIFSGLNPVGGLLSGDKVSTVLKNSQLSDSDLEKIWDLSDVDSDGNLDFEEFCIAMRLIFDLINGTATKVPDRLPDWLIPGSKAHLVTANNAVSGGSNAASGIPSANDTDYDEDDEVGLSTDFSWYISPGDRDSYTSIYSADADYHGMVSFDALTDLYSTLDNVPDTDIRSAWNLVNPKSNEKIEKDQCIVFLHILNQRSKGFRIPRNVPASLRATFEKAKPEYSLNSKQSIVNRPTARGAGSTSKKSQFAEGYLSRLGLAGRSAGYQTSGTDFSSTKDTDWEEVRLRRELTDLENLIKDAEEASERRKKGIEDFGSSTSALIRRELEQLLDYKEKQLQTLRAAKSSGSSSSTTGAGSSASLKESIEEVDLIAQQVQMLQEHKAQKEKVLADLKAQLASASA is encoded by the coding sequence ATGTCGAAGTTCGAGGATTGGGAGATAAACAAGTACTGGGAGATTTTCTCGGGCTTGAATCCTGTTGGCGGTCTGCTGTCGGGAGACAAGGTATCCACGGTGCTCAAGAATTCACAGCTGTCTGACAGCGATCTGGAGAAGATTTGGGACTTATCAGATGTGGATTCAGATGGTAATCTTGATTTCGAGGAGTTTTGTATCGCAATGAGACTCATTTTCGATCTTATCAATGGCACGGCCACTAAGGTTCCAGACCGACTTCCGGACTGGTTGATTCCTGGTAGTAAAGCTCATTTGGTGACCGCTAATAACGCAGTTAGTGGTGGAAGCAATGCTGCTAGTGGCATTCCATCTGCTAATGATACTGattatgatgaagatgacgaggttGGACTTTCTACTGACTTCTCGTGGTATATTTCTCCTGGTGATAGAGACTCGTACACCAGTATTTACTCGGCAGATGCCGATTATCATGGCATGGTATCTTTCGATGCTCTGACCGATCTTTATAGCACTCTGGACAATGTTCCTGATACAGATATTCGATCGGCTTGGAACCTGGTGAACCCGAAATCCAACGAGAAGATCGAGAAGGACCAGTGCATTGTATTTTTACACATTCTCAACCAGCGATCCAAGGGGTTCCGAATCCCTCGTAATGTCCCTGCTTCACTACGAGCCACTTTTGAGAAAGCCAAACCTGAATATTCACTCAATTCCAAACAATCGATTGTCAACCGACCAACTGCGCGAGGAGCAGGTTCAACTTCGAAGAAATCACAATTTGCCGAAGGGTATTTATCACGACTGGGGTTGGCAGGCCGTTCTGCTGGATACCAAACTTCAGGAACCGATTTCTCGTCTACCAAGGATACAGACTGGGAAGAAGTGCGACTGAGGCGTGAACTTACTGATCTCGAGAACCTGATTAAAGACGCTGAGGAAGCATCTGAGCGTCGTAAAAAGGGAATTGAGGATTTTGGCAGTTCCACATCAGCATTAATTCGCCGAGAACtggagcagctgctcgATTATAAAGAGAAACAGCTGCAAACGCTGCGAGCTGCTAAATCTTCAGGCTCGTCATCTTCCACTACAGGCGCCGGCTCGTCTGCATCACTCAAAGAATCCATCGAAGAAGTCGACCTCATTGCCCAACAAGTGCAAATGCTCCAAGAACACAAGGCccagaaagaaaaggtcCTCGCCGACCTCAAAGCCCAGCTGGCCTCTGCCTCGGCCTGA